The region TATAGACCGCTTCGAGAAAATAGGGCCCCACGCCATTGTCGGGCGCGTCCTCGCCGGGCGGATCGCCGTCGAAGCGTGCGATCGCGCGATCGGCCGCCGCCTCGATCCGCTCGGTCACCGCAGCGGTGCGCTCCACCGTCGTGCCCGAGGGCATTTCGAGCGTGGCGCTGACGATGTCGCCCTCGATCTCGGGGAAGAAGCTGAACTTGATGATGCCCGCGGGCAGCATCGCCACGAACAGGATCAGCAGCGCGACCCCGCCCGCGAGAATCAGGTAAGGCATCTGCACGGTGAACTTGAGCGCCCGGTCGAGCGGGCCGTTCACGAAGGCCTGGAAGCGCGCATCGACCCACGTCTGCACCCGCGCGAAGAAGCGGGTGACCCTGTTGCCGGCTTTATGCTCGGGATCGGGCAGGGTGCTGAGATGGTGGGGCAGGACGTAAAGCGCCTCGATCAGCGACAGGCCGAGCACCGCGATGACGACCAGCGGGATGTCGGCGAGGATCTTGCCGATGACCCCGCCGACGGCCAGCAGCGGGAGGAAGGCGGTGATGGTGGTGGCGACCGCGAAGAAGACGGGCACTTTCACCCGCTGCGCCCCCGCGATGGCGGCGCCCATCCCGGTGCGCCCGCGTTCGCGCTCGGCATAGATGTTCTCGCCCACGACCACCGCGTCGTCGACCACTAGGCCGAGCGCGAGGATGAAGCCGAAGAGCGAGAACATGTTGATGCTTGAGCCTGCCCAGTCGAGGATGAAGATCGCGCCCACGAAGGTCGCGCCGATGCCCACCGCGGTCCACGCCGCGAGCCGCAGGTCGAGGAACAGGGTCAGCGCGCCAAGCACGAGGATCAGCCCGAAAGCCGCGTTGCGCAGCAGCAGGTCGAGCCGGTCCTGCAGCAGCTCGGAACTGTCTTCCCAGATGGCGTATTCGACTCCCGCCGGCAGGTCGAAGTCGCTCTCGATCAGCGTCTTCGACGCTTCGGCCACATCGAGCACGCGTTCGTCGCTGGTGCGATAGATGTCGACGAAGGCGACCGGCTGGTCGTTGAAGCGGGTGATGAGGTCGGCATCCTCGAACCCGTCCTGCACGTCGGCGATGTCGCCCAGCGTCAGGCTCGCGCCGTCGGGCGTGGTGAGGACGAGGATGTTCTCGAAATCCTGCTGGTCGTAATTCTGGCCGATCGTGCGCACGCGCACTTCCTCCGACCCGGTTTCGATCGCGCCTGCCGGGGTGTCGAGGCTCGACTGGCCCACGATCTGCGCAATCTGGGGAAGCGAGAGGCCGAGCGCGCGCAAGCGCGATTGCGGGACGTCGGCATAGATCTCGTAATCGCGCACTGCGGACGTGGTGACATAGCTGATCTCGGGCAGCGCCGAGGCCGCATCCTCCAGCTGGTAGGCCGTTTCCTTGAGCGTGCGTTCGCTGACATCGCCGAACAGCGCGATCCGAAGCACCACCTGCCGGGTGGTGAGTTCGCGAATATCGGGTTCTTCGGCCTCGTCGGGGAAGGTCTGGATCTGGTCGACTTCCGACTTCACCTCGTCGAGCGCGCGGGCGATATCGCTACCCAGATCGAGCTCGACATTGACCGAGCCGCGCCCTTCCGAGGCGGTGGCCGTGATTTCCTTCACGCCTTCGATCGCCTCGACCGATTCCTCCACCTTCTGGACGATCGATTCCTCGATCTCCTCGGGCGTTGCGCCGGGGTAGGTCACGGAGACGGTGATCGTATCGAGGCTGCTCTCCGGGAACACCTCCTGCACGATGCTGGTGTAGGAAAAGTACCCGGCGACGAGCATCAGCAGCAGCAGCAGGTTCGCGGCGACACCGTTGCGCGCCATGAACGCGATGGGGCCCGAGCGATCGCGCGCGCGGTCGGACGCCTCGTTACCGTGGCGGTCGACCGCGCCGCCCGGCTGGTCCTGCTCGGTCTCACTCACCTGTCGGTTGCTCGTTCGAAGCGGACTGCCGCTGTTCCTGGCGCCGACCTTGGGGCGCTTGGGTGCGCACGCGCATGCCGTCGGTCGGTGCGCGCAGGTTGCTGGTCACGATCCGCCCGCCCGCAGCGAGGCTGGGCGTCGTGACATAGGCAATTTCGTCGGTCCGCTGGATCACGCGCACAGGCAGGATGCGAAGCCGCCCGTCGCGCACCACCCACACCTCGTTTCCGGGGCGCAGCGCGGTAACCGGGATGCGGGCGAAGGGCACGGAGGCTTCGCCCGTGATCCGCGCATCGACGAAGCTGCCGAGCAGCAGGGGCGGCCCCGGCGGGGCGTCTTCGGTCACCGGCTGCCCGCCCTGCAGCGGCGCTGGCACCCGCAGGAAGACGTCGATGGTGCGCGTCTCGGGATCGAGGATCGGGTCCGCGCGATCGACGAAGGCTTCCCAGCGATAGGTGATGCCGCCGTAATCGAAGAAGACGCTCGCCGGAATGCGACCCCCGCCCGGGCGCAGCAGCGAGGGGATCAGCGCAGCCTCGTTTTCGGTCAGTGCGACGCGCACTTCGAAGGCATCGGTCGCCACCAGCGTGCCCAGCGCCTGACCCGGCTGGACCAGCGTGCCGACAGCCGCGCTCTCCTCGCGCACCAGGCTGCCGAAGGGCGCGGAGATGCGCGTGCGCGAGAGCGAGAGCTGGGCTGCTTCGAGGTTCGCCGCCGCCCGTTCCCGTGCAGCCTGGGCGGAGCGCAGCTGCGGCTCGCGCGTGGCGAGGCGGCTTGGTGCCGGCGCGGAAGACGCTGCGCCGTCTCGCGAGCCGGAAAAGGCCTGCCGCGCCAGCACCGTCGGCGGCAGGATGCGCGCCGCGTAATCGTCGGGGTCGATCCCCGCCTGCAGCACGTCGCGCGTCGCCTGCCGCTGGCTGAAGCGTTCCAGTTCGTCGCGCGCGATCTCCACCTCCTCGCGCGCCTGCAGCACCGCGACGTCCTGCGCCGCCACATCGGCGCGGGCGGAGCGGACCTGGTTCTGGAAATCGACCGGGTCGATGCGGAACAGCGTCGCGCCGCGCGCAACCATGCGGCCTTCACGAAAATCGGGGTTCACGTAGACCAGCCGCCCGGCGACTTCCGCGCCCACCGTTACGCTTTCGCGCGGCTGCACCGTGCCGCTTCCGCGCACTTCGAGTTCGCCGGTAGCGGATTCGAACGGCGCGGTCTGGACCAGCGGGGCCTGCTCGATCCTTTCCTGCTCTTCTGCTTCGGGCCGCAGAAAGATCATCAGCGCAGCCAGCGCGACAGCACCGCCGAGCACGGCGAGAACGAGGATCGCCTGACGGCTCATTCTTCGGGTCCTTCCTCACTGGGTGTGGCCTCTGGGAGAGCGGGAACCAGCTCCACCACGTTGGGCTCTATCCCGGCGGCCCAGTCCCCGCCGAGCGTCCGGTGGACGCCGAGCCGCGACAGGGCGACGCCGCGCCCGGCCGACGAAAGCGCGGCCTCGACCTGATAGACCGCGCGCAGCGCATCGAGATAGCTGACGTAGTCTCCCACACCCGCTTCGAACCGGCGCGCCTGCAACTCGGCGGAGAATTGCGCCTCCTCGAGCTGGGCGAGGATCAGCTCGTACCGCTGGCGGTTTTCCTCGTAATCCTCGATCGCGCTGTTGGCTTCGCGGAATGCGGTGAGGACGGTGCGCGCATAGATCGTGGCCTGCACATCGTAGTTCGCGCGCGCCGCCTCGATATTCGCGGAGATGCGCCCGCCCTGGAAGATCGGGGCGGTCAGCCCTGCGGCAAGGTTCACCGCCCAGTTGTTGGCGACATCGAACGCGCCCGCGATATCGCCGCCCTGCGTGCCCGGACCGGCGGTGAGATTGATCGAGGGGAAGCGCTCTGCCTTGCGCGCGCCGACCCGCGCCCGCGCCGCTTCCAGCCGGGCCCACGCGGCGGCGACGTCGGGCCGCTGGCCGAGCAGTTCGGCGGGCAGCCCCGCAGGCACTTCATCGAAGACGAGGCGCGGGGTAAGCGGCCGGGCAAGCCGCGCTTCCATCGCGTCGGGATACTGGCGCACCAGCAGCGCGAGACGCCCCTGTGCATCGTCCAGCGCGGCTTCCGCCTGAGGCAGCGATGCCTGCGTGTTCCGCTGATCCTGCTGTACCTGGTACAGCTCGAAGCTCTGGGTCAGGCCGCGGCGGAAGCGCTCCTCGGTCTGGGCCACGCGTTCGGACAGAAGGTCGATCGTCTCCAGCGTCAGCTCGATCTGGCGCCGTGCGTCGACGACTTCGAAATAGGTCGCGATGGTCTCCGCTGCGGCGGCAAGCTGGACCGAGCGGAAATCGTACTCGGCGGCGATGGCATCGGCGCGCGCGGCAGCGAAATCGTTGCGGACGCGGCCGAAGAGGTCGAGCTCGTAAGATGCGCCGAGGCCGAGTGAGTAGCTGTCGTTCTCGATCCGGGTCGGCGGCTCCTGACCGCCCTGACCGCCATCCTGCCCCCCTCCCTGTGCGCCCGCCAGCGCACCGAAGGCATTTCCGGAGAGCGGCTGGTTCGAATAGTTCGCATCGACGCTGGCATTGACGCGCGGGAACAGGGCGGAGCGGGCAATACGCGCCTGTGCCGCAGCCTGCGCGACTCGCGCGGACGCTTCGGCAATGTCGAGATTGTCGGCCAGCGCATCGCGCACCAGCGCGTCGAGCACCGGATCATCGTAATCGGTCCACCAGGCATCGGGCCGGTAAGGGCCTGAATTCTCGGAATTGGGGAAGTCGCCGGGGAGCTGGGCGGTGATCTCGGGCTGGGCACGCTGGGGCGCCAGGTTGGCGCAACCCGCCAGTGCGAGGGCGGCGAGAGCGAGAGGCAACGCGGCGCGCATCGCCTTCCGCTATAGTTTGGCGGTCGCCGAATGACGAGGGAGCGGCGAAAATTAAGTTTCGATTGGCGACCGATGGTCGCGGCGGGGCGTCAGCCCAGGCTGAGCCACCAGCGGATCGCATAGGCCACGATGCCGAGTACGCCCACGCTCGCCCCCCAGATCGCGGCCATCCAGCCCAGCCGTTTCCACAGCGGTGCTTCGGGTTCGCCCTGCCGGGTCAATGATACCCCTCGTCCCCTACCTTGCCGCGGAAGACCCAGTAGGCCCACGCGGTGTAGGCGATGATCAGCGGCATGGTGATCGCCACGCCGACAAGCATGAAGATCTGGCTCCGTTCGGGCGCGGCAGCTTCCCAGATGGTGAGGTCGGGCGGGACCACGTGGGGCCAGATGGTTGCGCCAAGACCAGCCATTCCGAGGAAGAACAGCGTCAGGGCCAGCCAGAAGGGCTTCGAGTGCCGATCGCGCGACAGCCCGTGCCACATCAAACCGGCGACGATCAGCGTGGCTATGGGGATCGGAGCGACGAAGTAGATCTGCGGCGCGGTCAACCACTGGTCGGCGTATTCGGGACGGACGAACAGGTTCATCAGGCTGACCGCGGCCATCAGGCCGAGCGTCGCCAGCGCGGCGATCTTGCCCAGCTTGCGCGCGTGCGCCTGCCCCTCTCCGTCGAGCTTCCACACCAGCCACGTGGCGCCGAGCAGGGCATAGCCCGCGACCGTGCCGATGCCGGTCAGCAGGGTGTAGGGGGTGAGCCAGTCGAACCAGCTGCCCGAATAGGCCCGGTCGGTCACTTCGATACCCTGAAGCAACGCGCCCAGCGTCATGCCCTGCGCCAGCGCGGCGACGATGCTGCCGCCGGTAAAGGCGGCGTCCCAGTATTTGCGGTGGCCGGGATCGCGCCAGCGGTATTCGAAGGCGACCCCGCGAAACACCAGGCCCAGCAGCATCGCGATGATCAGCGGATAGGTCGCGGGCAGGATCACCGCATAGGCCAGCGGGAAGGCCGCGAACAGCCCGCCGCCGCCCAGCACCAGCCAGGTCTCGTTCCCGTCCCACACCGGTGCGATCGAGTTCATCGCGCGGTCGCGCTCGCGCCCCGGCGCGAAGGTGGGGAAGAGGATGCCGATTCCAAGGTCGAAGCCGTCCATCACCACGTAGGCGAAGATCGAGAAGGCAATGATGAAGGCCCAGATCGTGGTCAGGTCGGTGCTGACGTTCACAGTTTTACCTCCGGGTCTTCGGGCTCGACATATTTGAGCGACGACAGCGAGTCGGGGCTCAGGTTTCCAGGATCCTGCGTCGGGCCCGGGGTGATGCCGGCGGTCCGGATCGGACCGGTATCGCCGCGCTTCACTCCCATCTCGCCCAGATGCGGCGGATGGCTCATCAGGCGCAGGATGTACCAAGTGCCGGTGCCGAAGACCGCGAAGTAGACCACCACGAAGGCGATCAGCGAAGCGCCGACGGCAGGCGCGTCGAGCGGGCTGGCCGCATCGGCGGTGCGCAGCAGGTTGTAGATGACGTAAGGCTGGCGACCGACCTCGGTGGTGATCCACCCCGCGATCACCGCGACGAAGCCCGCCGGCCCCATGACCAGCGCGGCCCGATGAAGCCAGCGCCAGTCGTAGAGCTTGCCGCGCCAGCGCGCGAGCAGGCTCCACAGGCCGACGCCGAGCATCGCGAAGCCGAGCCCGACCATGACGCGGAACGACCAGAAGACGATGCCCACGGGAGGCTGTTCGTCGAGTGGTATCGTATCGAGCCCGTCCAGCGGAGCGTTGAGATCGTGCTTGAGGATCAGGCTGGAAGCCTTCGGAATCTCGACCGCGTACTTGACCTCGCGCGCCTCGCTGTCGGGAATGCCGAAGAGGATCAGCGGCGCGCCGTCGGGATGGCTTTCGTAATGCCCTTCCATCGCCATCACCTTCTGCGGCTGATGCTCCAACGTGTTGAGCCCGTGCATGTCGCCCGCGAAAATCTGGACCGGCACGACCAGCGCAGCCATCCACATCGCCATGGAGAACATCTTGCGCGCATGGCCGTTCGTCCGGTCCTTCAGCAGGTGCCACGCGCCCACGCCGCCGACCACGAAGGCGGTCGTGATGTACGCGCCCAGAACGGTGTGGACGAGGCGGTAGGGGAAGCTGGGGTTGAAGATGATCTCGACCCAGCTGTCGCCGGGCAGGAACTGGCCGTTCGCGCCCATCTCGTAGCCGACGGGGGTCTGCATCCAGCTATTGACCGAGAGGATCCAGAACGCGCTGATGAAGGTGCCGCCCGCGACCATCAGAGTGGCGACATAATGCAGCTTCTTGCCGACGCGGTTCATCCCGAACAGCATCACACCGAGGAACCCGGCCTCGAGGAAGAACGCGGTCAGCACTTCGTAGGCCATCAGCGGACCGACAACGGGCCCCGCCTTGTCGCTGAACACTGCCCAGTTGGTGCCGAACTGGTAGGACATGACGATGCCGGAAACGACGCCCATGGCGAAGGCGATCGCGAAGATCTTCAGCCAGTACTTGAACAGGTCCATGTAGACCGTCTTGCCGGTCTTCAGCCAAAGTCCTTCCAAGACAGCAAGATAGCTTGCCAGCCCGATCGAGAAGGCCGGAAAGATGAAATGGAAGCTGACCGTGA is a window of Alteriqipengyuania lutimaris DNA encoding:
- a CDS encoding efflux transporter outer membrane subunit, encoding MRAALPLALAALALAGCANLAPQRAQPEITAQLPGDFPNSENSGPYRPDAWWTDYDDPVLDALVRDALADNLDIAEASARVAQAAAQARIARSALFPRVNASVDANYSNQPLSGNAFGALAGAQGGGQDGGQGGQEPPTRIENDSYSLGLGASYELDLFGRVRNDFAAARADAIAAEYDFRSVQLAAAAETIATYFEVVDARRQIELTLETIDLLSERVAQTEERFRRGLTQSFELYQVQQDQRNTQASLPQAEAALDDAQGRLALLVRQYPDAMEARLARPLTPRLVFDEVPAGLPAELLGQRPDVAAAWARLEAARARVGARKAERFPSINLTAGPGTQGGDIAGAFDVANNWAVNLAAGLTAPIFQGGRISANIEAARANYDVQATIYARTVLTAFREANSAIEDYEENRQRYELILAQLEEAQFSAELQARRFEAGVGDYVSYLDALRAVYQVEAALSSAGRGVALSRLGVHRTLGGDWAAGIEPNVVELVPALPEATPSEEGPEE
- a CDS encoding efflux RND transporter permease subunit → MSETEQDQPGGAVDRHGNEASDRARDRSGPIAFMARNGVAANLLLLLMLVAGYFSYTSIVQEVFPESSLDTITVSVTYPGATPEEIEESIVQKVEESVEAIEGVKEITATASEGRGSVNVELDLGSDIARALDEVKSEVDQIQTFPDEAEEPDIRELTTRQVVLRIALFGDVSERTLKETAYQLEDAASALPEISYVTTSAVRDYEIYADVPQSRLRALGLSLPQIAQIVGQSSLDTPAGAIETGSEEVRVRTIGQNYDQQDFENILVLTTPDGASLTLGDIADVQDGFEDADLITRFNDQPVAFVDIYRTSDERVLDVAEASKTLIESDFDLPAGVEYAIWEDSSELLQDRLDLLLRNAAFGLILVLGALTLFLDLRLAAWTAVGIGATFVGAIFILDWAGSSINMFSLFGFILALGLVVDDAVVVGENIYAERERGRTGMGAAIAGAQRVKVPVFFAVATTITAFLPLLAVGGVIGKILADIPLVVIAVLGLSLIEALYVLPHHLSTLPDPEHKAGNRVTRFFARVQTWVDARFQAFVNGPLDRALKFTVQMPYLILAGGVALLILFVAMLPAGIIKFSFFPEIEGDIVSATLEMPSGTTVERTAAVTERIEAAADRAIARFDGDPPGEDAPDNGVGPYFLEAVYTTIGLAQTGGGPGGPQSTIRPNLANVQVSLVPSAQREVSAVQIEEAWREELGEVPEARSLTISSSLLGLGEPVNVQLSHPDEAVLDLAADRLMNELSRVGGVFDIESDQDAGQQEIELRLKPSARSLGVTLQDVAGQVRAAFFGAEAVRVQRGREDVRVYIRLPEDERDSIADIESYRVRVPGGEVALSSLADVSFGEAPSVIRREGGRRITTITADVDSDTITGQEVAALLQEEIMPQLTADYPSLQYDFGGEQEEQQESFGDLGSAFLLALVAIYGLLAVPFRSYVQPLIIMAAIPFGMIGALIGHLLLGIPLGILSMFGIIALSGVIINGALVLIDFLNENLAAGMEPDEAVIDAAKSRFRPIMLTAITTFLGVAPITFETSLQAQFLIPMSASLGFGVLFGTALLILLIPALAIIQMRAVARIQRWRGRGRKETAPGGEPMGT
- a CDS encoding efflux RND transporter periplasmic adaptor subunit; protein product: MSRQAILVLAVLGGAVALAALMIFLRPEAEEQERIEQAPLVQTAPFESATGELEVRGSGTVQPRESVTVGAEVAGRLVYVNPDFREGRMVARGATLFRIDPVDFQNQVRSARADVAAQDVAVLQAREEVEIARDELERFSQRQATRDVLQAGIDPDDYAARILPPTVLARQAFSGSRDGAASSAPAPSRLATREPQLRSAQAARERAAANLEAAQLSLSRTRISAPFGSLVREESAAVGTLVQPGQALGTLVATDAFEVRVALTENEAALIPSLLRPGGGRIPASVFFDYGGITYRWEAFVDRADPILDPETRTIDVFLRVPAPLQGGQPVTEDAPPGPPLLLGSFVDARITGEASVPFARIPVTALRPGNEVWVVRDGRLRILPVRVIQRTDEIAYVTTPSLAAGGRIVTSNLRAPTDGMRVRTQAPQGRRQEQRQSASNEQPTGE
- the cydB gene encoding cytochrome d ubiquinol oxidase subunit II is translated as MNVSTDLTTIWAFIIAFSIFAYVVMDGFDLGIGILFPTFAPGRERDRAMNSIAPVWDGNETWLVLGGGGLFAAFPLAYAVILPATYPLIIAMLLGLVFRGVAFEYRWRDPGHRKYWDAAFTGGSIVAALAQGMTLGALLQGIEVTDRAYSGSWFDWLTPYTLLTGIGTVAGYALLGATWLVWKLDGEGQAHARKLGKIAALATLGLMAAVSLMNLFVRPEYADQWLTAPQIYFVAPIPIATLIVAGLMWHGLSRDRHSKPFWLALTLFFLGMAGLGATIWPHVVPPDLTIWEAAAPERSQIFMLVGVAITMPLIIAYTAWAYWVFRGKVGDEGYH
- a CDS encoding DUF2474 domain-containing protein, translating into MTRQGEPEAPLWKRLGWMAAIWGASVGVLGIVAYAIRWWLSLG
- a CDS encoding cytochrome ubiquinol oxidase subunit I, which produces MFDAVDPITLARIQFAFTVSFHFIFPAFSIGLASYLAVLEGLWLKTGKTVYMDLFKYWLKIFAIAFAMGVVSGIVMSYQFGTNWAVFSDKAGPVVGPLMAYEVLTAFFLEAGFLGVMLFGMNRVGKKLHYVATLMVAGGTFISAFWILSVNSWMQTPVGYEMGANGQFLPGDSWVEIIFNPSFPYRLVHTVLGAYITTAFVVGGVGAWHLLKDRTNGHARKMFSMAMWMAALVVPVQIFAGDMHGLNTLEHQPQKVMAMEGHYESHPDGAPLILFGIPDSEAREVKYAVEIPKASSLILKHDLNAPLDGLDTIPLDEQPPVGIVFWSFRVMVGLGFAMLGVGLWSLLARWRGKLYDWRWLHRAALVMGPAGFVAVIAGWITTEVGRQPYVIYNLLRTADAASPLDAPAVGASLIAFVVVYFAVFGTGTWYILRLMSHPPHLGEMGVKRGDTGPIRTAGITPGPTQDPGNLSPDSLSSLKYVEPEDPEVKL